A region of Anolis sagrei isolate rAnoSag1 chromosome 2, rAnoSag1.mat, whole genome shotgun sequence DNA encodes the following proteins:
- the COX17 gene encoding cytochrome c oxidase copper chaperone, with protein MSSLASCDPAGLQAAPAAEEKQAPPPSLKPCCACPETKRARDACIIEKGEEHCGPLIEAHKECMRALGFKI; from the exons ATGTCGAGCTTGGCGTCCTGTGACCCTGCGGGTCTCCAAGCGGCCCCGGCGGCCGAGGAGAAGCAGGCCCCGCCTCCTTCCCTGAAGCCGTGCTGCGCCTGCCCCGAGACCAAGCGGGCGCGCGATGCCTG CATCATTGAAAAAGGAGAGGAACACTGTGGTCCTCTTATTGAAGCGCACAAAGAATGTATGCGAGCCTTGGGTTTTAAGATTTGA